A region from the Paenibacillus humicola genome encodes:
- the fabF gene encoding beta-ketoacyl-ACP synthase II: MTTRIVVTGLGVVSPLGTGIDTFWNELKEGRSGISRIDTFDVSEQKTKIAGLVRDFDPEALFGRKEARKMDRFTQFGLAAAEQALEDAGLQLERIDRERLAVYVGSGIGGLQTLQENEAQLRKRGPGRVSPLLVPMMIPNMAAAQISIRLGSLGPTLAPVTACSIGNTAIGEAFRLIRAGVADVVFAGGAEAVVTDISLASFSAATALSRRNDEPERASRPFDAGRDGFIMAEGAGILVLESLEHALRRDARIYAEVIGYGATSDAYHIVATPPDGNGAFRAMKLALQEAGLEPGEVDVISAHATSTEVGDRSEAAAIKRLFGEGGRTPAVTATKSMLGHMLGASGGAQAAALAKSLQEGVLTPTINLEQPDPECGGLDIVANAGRRADAKVGLTNSFGFGGHNAVIAMRKYEA, translated from the coding sequence ATGACAACAAGAATCGTGGTGACCGGGCTGGGCGTCGTTTCTCCGCTAGGCACCGGAATCGATACATTTTGGAATGAATTGAAGGAAGGCCGGTCCGGCATCTCGCGGATCGATACGTTCGACGTATCGGAGCAGAAAACGAAAATCGCCGGTCTGGTGCGGGACTTCGACCCTGAGGCGCTGTTCGGGCGCAAAGAAGCGCGAAAAATGGACCGCTTCACGCAGTTCGGACTCGCAGCGGCGGAGCAGGCGCTGGAGGATGCCGGGCTGCAGCTCGAGCGAATCGACCGCGAACGGCTGGCGGTCTACGTCGGGTCCGGCATCGGCGGGCTGCAGACGCTGCAGGAGAACGAAGCGCAGCTGCGCAAGCGCGGCCCGGGCAGAGTCAGCCCGCTGCTCGTGCCCATGATGATTCCCAATATGGCGGCGGCGCAAATCAGCATCCGGCTCGGCTCGCTCGGGCCGACGCTCGCGCCGGTCACGGCCTGCTCCATCGGAAATACGGCGATCGGCGAGGCGTTCCGGCTCATTCGGGCCGGCGTGGCGGACGTCGTCTTCGCCGGAGGGGCGGAGGCCGTCGTGACGGATATTTCGCTCGCCAGCTTCAGCGCGGCGACCGCGCTCTCGCGCCGGAACGACGAGCCCGAGCGGGCGAGCCGCCCGTTCGACGCCGGCCGCGACGGCTTCATCATGGCCGAAGGCGCAGGGATTCTCGTGCTGGAGTCGCTGGAGCACGCACTGCGCAGAGATGCGCGTATTTACGCGGAAGTAATCGGCTACGGGGCGACCTCGGACGCCTATCATATCGTCGCGACGCCTCCGGACGGGAACGGCGCGTTCCGGGCGATGAAGCTGGCGCTGCAGGAAGCCGGGCTGGAGCCGGGCGAGGTGGACGTCATCAGCGCCCATGCGACAAGCACCGAGGTGGGCGACCGTTCGGAAGCGGCCGCCATCAAGCGGCTGTTCGGCGAGGGAGGCCGGACGCCTGCGGTGACGGCGACGAAGTCGATGCTCGGCCATATGCTCGGCGCCTCGGGCGGCGCTCAGGCGGCGGCGCTGGCGAAAAGCCTGCAGGAGGGCGTTCTTACGCCGACGATCAATTTGGAGCAGCCGGATCCGGAATGCGGCGGGCTGGACATCGTGGCGAACGCTGGGCGCCGCGCCGACGCCAAGGTCGGCCTGACCAATTCGTTCGGCTTCGGCGGCCACAACGCCGTCATCGCGATGCGCAAGTACGAAGCGTAA
- a CDS encoding helix-turn-helix transcriptional regulator, whose product MPDTHRLEALGAFLRSKRASIKPQSVGLPAGARRRTPGLRREEIAQLAGVSATWYTWLEQGRDINVSAQVLDAIAGALRLTKDERDYMAALALGNGQGIGADPAAAEDGPEIAPSLRRVLRELRSCPTILSDRRCHIVGWNRAAAHVFVDFDRIPFAERNLIRLLFTRKELRSLAVNWEHFVEGFLAIFRTYYGQYVGDEWYDRFIREMSGLHPEFQTLWQRSRVSRAPEVTVEFRHSRAGKMLFELTSFQVHGSTDLRCSVYSPVEGSGTESKLIRLMEPDGDSEKMQPARESEMNFTPGH is encoded by the coding sequence ATGCCCGATACCCATCGGCTGGAAGCGTTGGGAGCGTTTCTGAGGTCCAAACGGGCTTCGATCAAGCCTCAATCGGTCGGTCTGCCCGCAGGCGCCCGGCGCCGGACGCCGGGGCTGCGCCGCGAAGAGATCGCCCAGCTGGCGGGCGTCAGCGCCACATGGTATACCTGGCTCGAGCAGGGGCGGGACATCAACGTGTCCGCGCAGGTGCTCGACGCCATCGCCGGCGCGCTGCGGCTGACGAAGGACGAGCGCGATTATATGGCCGCGCTCGCGCTCGGAAACGGACAAGGCATCGGCGCGGATCCGGCCGCCGCGGAGGACGGGCCGGAGATCGCTCCGTCGCTGCGCCGCGTGCTGCGCGAGCTGCGCAGCTGTCCGACGATCCTATCGGACCGCAGATGCCATATCGTCGGCTGGAACCGGGCGGCGGCCCACGTCTTCGTCGATTTCGACCGGATTCCGTTCGCGGAGCGGAATCTGATCCGCCTTTTGTTCACCCGCAAGGAGCTGCGCAGCCTGGCCGTGAACTGGGAGCATTTTGTCGAGGGATTCCTTGCGATCTTCCGCACTTATTACGGCCAATACGTCGGTGATGAGTGGTACGACCGGTTCATACGGGAGATGTCCGGACTGCACCCCGAGTTCCAAACGCTGTGGCAGCGCAGCCGGGTGAGCCGCGCCCCGGAGGTAACGGTTGAGTTCCGTCACTCGCGCGCGGGTAAAATGCTGTTCGAGCTCACCTCGTTCCAGGTGCACGGCAGCACCGACCTGCGGTGCAGCGTCTATTCGCCGGTGGAAGGCTCGGGAACGGAGAGCAAGCTAATCCGGCTAATGGAACCGGACGGCGACTCGGAGAAAATGCAGCCTGCGAGGGAAAGCGAAATGAATTTCACCCCCGGACATTAA
- a CDS encoding PadR family transcriptional regulator — protein MSENKITSDLLRGHTDTMILRLLSEADRYGYEIVKLIAERSGGEYELKEATMYSSVRRLEADGDIEWYWGDESQGGRRKYFRITDKGKAVYERNKSNWEYAKRVLENLL, from the coding sequence ATGAGCGAGAACAAAATTACATCCGACCTGCTGCGCGGACATACCGATACGATGATATTGCGGCTCTTATCCGAAGCGGACCGCTACGGCTACGAAATCGTCAAGCTGATCGCCGAGCGCTCGGGCGGGGAGTATGAATTAAAGGAAGCCACGATGTACTCCAGCGTCCGACGGCTTGAGGCTGACGGGGATATCGAGTGGTATTGGGGAGACGAATCGCAGGGCGGACGGCGTAAATATTTTCGGATTACCGACAAGGGCAAGGCGGTTTACGAACGCAACAAAAGCAACTGGGAGTACGCCAAACGCGTGCTTGAAAATTTATTATAA
- a CDS encoding pentapeptide repeat-containing protein, with the protein MNEKLANYLNGVFAPYDGVKSVIELKDDLLTDLQERFRELKAEGKDDETAFEMTIDSIGDIEQTVLEVADLSRSLERQVLTNLSSSNLTASDFAGVTAHKGKFSASTLRGSDFSGADLTGSTIASSDVREANFDHANLTDCTLSANDLRDSSFNRSILVRTDFNKSWLAGAKFTEAKLTGVKLTMTDLTKTTFDRCSFTGVDFKYSDLRGMRFDEQTFIGVNFEKSALNEASFKSAILKDTSFHPGFTLTKKYYRAIKTVRFDGAMMDKLTYAALKGMDADLSKVTVI; encoded by the coding sequence ATGAACGAGAAATTGGCGAACTATTTGAACGGCGTTTTCGCACCTTACGACGGGGTAAAGAGCGTCATCGAATTAAAGGACGACCTGCTGACCGATTTGCAGGAGCGGTTCCGCGAACTCAAAGCCGAGGGCAAGGACGACGAAACCGCGTTTGAGATGACCATTGACAGCATCGGCGACATTGAGCAAACCGTGCTGGAGGTGGCCGACCTCTCCCGTTCGCTGGAGCGGCAGGTGCTGACAAACCTCAGCTCGAGCAACCTGACAGCGAGCGATTTTGCGGGCGTGACCGCGCATAAAGGAAAATTTTCGGCGAGCACGCTGCGGGGATCCGACTTCTCGGGAGCCGACTTGACGGGCAGCACCATTGCGAGCAGCGATGTTCGCGAAGCCAATTTCGACCATGCCAATCTGACGGACTGCACGCTGTCGGCCAATGACCTTCGGGATTCGAGCTTCAACCGGTCGATTCTGGTACGTACCGACTTCAACAAGTCGTGGCTGGCCGGTGCAAAATTTACCGAAGCCAAACTGACCGGCGTCAAGCTGACTATGACCGACCTTACAAAAACAACGTTTGACCGCTGCAGCTTTACCGGCGTGGATTTCAAATATTCCGACCTGCGGGGAATGCGTTTTGACGAGCAGACCTTCATCGGCGTCAATTTTGAGAAGTCGGCGCTGAACGAAGCTTCTTTCAAAAGTGCGATACTGAAAGATACTTCGTTCCATCCCGGGTTTACGCTGACCAAGAAATATTACCGTGCCATCAAAACCGTCCGCTTCGACGGCGCGATGATGGATAAGCTGACCTATGCCGCCCTTAAAGGCATGGATGCCGATTTGTCCAAGGTTACGGTGATATAA
- a CDS encoding serine hydrolase domain-containing protein: MKKSAAELSNGGFSEAGLSRMRDVLTRHVMSGKIPGLVALVSRGDETHVEAIGTMRHDGGAPMRRDTIFRMASTSKPVTIAAAMILLDECRLRLDDLVETWLPELADRRVLKRIDSPLDDIVPARRPITVRDLLTSTFGLGMDLTSLGTPIMNAIFEQGLTPDLPVPMPGPDEWMRRLGTLPLMHQPGERWQYHISSDLLGVLVARVTGQSFETFLHERIFGPLGMKDTGFHVPADKLDRLPPLYAPDPQTGEFNVWDEAKGGRCSQPPAFQGGGGGLCSTVDDYHAYFRMLLNSGMHGTERILSRPAVQLMTTNRLTLEQQAARNAMASNNVHVSFGQGQHGGWGFGMAVRTYRGDYAPIGQFGWDGGCGTSTYADPDNRLTGILLTQVGMTTADSARVIHDFWTTVYQAIED; the protein is encoded by the coding sequence ATGAAAAAGAGTGCAGCGGAACTAAGCAACGGCGGTTTCTCCGAAGCGGGGCTCAGCAGAATGCGGGACGTGCTGACGCGGCATGTCATGTCCGGGAAGATTCCCGGGCTCGTCGCTTTGGTCAGCCGGGGCGATGAGACGCACGTCGAAGCGATCGGCACGATGCGCCATGACGGCGGGGCGCCAATGCGCCGGGACACCATCTTCCGAATGGCCTCGACGTCCAAGCCGGTTACGATCGCGGCGGCGATGATCCTGCTCGACGAGTGCAGGCTGCGGCTGGATGACCTGGTGGAGACTTGGCTGCCGGAACTCGCCGACCGGCGGGTGCTGAAGCGGATCGACAGCCCGCTGGACGATATCGTGCCGGCGCGCCGGCCGATCACCGTAAGGGACCTGCTGACCTCTACGTTCGGGCTCGGCATGGATTTGACGTCGCTGGGAACTCCGATCATGAACGCGATTTTCGAGCAGGGGCTCACGCCCGATCTGCCCGTGCCGATGCCGGGGCCGGATGAGTGGATGCGCCGCCTTGGCACGCTTCCGCTGATGCACCAGCCCGGAGAACGCTGGCAGTACCACATCAGCAGCGACCTGCTCGGCGTGCTTGTCGCCAGGGTCACGGGCCAGTCGTTTGAGACCTTCCTGCACGAACGCATCTTCGGCCCCCTGGGTATGAAGGACACCGGTTTCCACGTGCCCGCCGACAAGCTCGATCGGCTTCCGCCGCTCTACGCCCCCGACCCGCAGACCGGAGAGTTCAACGTGTGGGACGAGGCCAAGGGAGGGCGCTGCAGCCAGCCTCCGGCTTTTCAGGGCGGCGGGGGCGGACTTTGCTCCACAGTCGACGACTATCACGCCTACTTCCGGATGCTCCTGAATAGCGGGATGCATGGGACCGAACGGATCCTGTCCCGGCCCGCCGTCCAGCTGATGACCACTAACCGTCTTACGCTCGAGCAGCAGGCCGCCCGAAACGCCATGGCCAGCAATAATGTCCATGTGTCATTCGGCCAAGGGCAGCACGGCGGCTGGGGCTTCGGGATGGCAGTTCGCACCTACCGCGGCGACTACGCGCCCATCGGCCAGTTCGGCTGGGACGGCGGATGCGGCACCTCGACCTATGCCGACCCGGACAACCGGCTTACGGGAATCCTCCTCACCCAGGTCGGGATGACCACTGCCGATTCGGCACGGGTAATCCACGACTTCTGGACCACGGTCTACCAAGCAATCGAAGACTGA
- a CDS encoding ABC transporter permease subunit, translating into MNVTLYKQMLKVNLKGFMSYAFGSAFYILLMFWLYPGMAQNTKALDELVKSMPEGVGRAFGLNGFDSAEAFISGEYYGLILVLILAVVCVQLSTKLMARLIDQGSMAYLLSAPTTRAKVAFTQAVVLTTGLLLIMVVTTAAGFAGKAWFLRSFEFDTARFVQMNAAAFLLFFAVGGISFLVSSLANDEKKALGISGLITFGFFSLDLLGKLSERIDWMRRLTIFSLYQPGEIINGRVDLAASFIALAAIGLVSFGLAVALFRKRDLPI; encoded by the coding sequence GTGAACGTGACCTTGTATAAGCAGATGCTGAAGGTGAATCTGAAGGGATTCATGAGCTATGCGTTCGGATCGGCGTTCTATATCCTGCTTATGTTCTGGCTGTACCCCGGTATGGCCCAAAACACGAAAGCGCTCGACGAGCTGGTGAAATCCATGCCGGAGGGCGTGGGGAGAGCGTTCGGACTGAACGGCTTCGACAGCGCCGAAGCGTTCATTTCGGGGGAGTATTACGGGCTCATTCTGGTGCTGATTCTTGCGGTCGTCTGCGTCCAGCTGTCGACGAAGCTGATGGCGAGACTGATCGACCAAGGCTCGATGGCTTATTTGCTGTCCGCGCCTACGACGAGAGCGAAGGTGGCGTTCACGCAGGCGGTCGTCTTGACGACGGGGCTGCTGCTGATCATGGTCGTTACGACCGCCGCCGGATTTGCCGGCAAAGCCTGGTTTTTGCGCAGCTTCGAATTCGATACGGCCCGGTTCGTTCAAATGAACGCCGCCGCGTTTTTGCTGTTCTTCGCGGTGGGCGGCATTTCGTTCCTCGTATCGTCGCTGGCCAATGACGAGAAGAAGGCGCTTGGTATTTCCGGGTTGATCACGTTCGGGTTTTTCAGCCTGGATCTGCTCGGGAAGCTCAGCGAACGCATCGACTGGATGCGCAGGCTCACGATCTTCTCCTTGTACCAGCCGGGGGAAATCATTAACGGGCGCGTGGACTTGGCCGCGTCCTTCATCGCGCTTGCGGCGATCGGTCTCGTCTCGTTCGGCCTCGCCGTCGCGCTGTTCCGCAAACGGGATTTGCCGATCTGA
- a CDS encoding ABC transporter ATP-binding protein, with protein MLTVDGLTKRFSNGKGIFDVSFTVRAGEVFGFLGPNGAGKSTAIRHIMGFMKPDKGSVKVKGLDVWKEQGKVQKHIGYLPGEISFIEGMTGKTFLDFIAGMQGVKDFAKRARLIDRLQFDVNTPIRKMSKGMKQKVGIVAAFMHDPEVIILDEPTSGLDPLMQRVFIEIVLEEKARGKTFLMSSHSFAEIERTCDRAAIIKDGVLIAVNDIHELQTMQRKLFEVTFEEEAEAAAFLHSGLTIESHDGNRVRVAVQGNYGRFVEETAKYKVRNLDMFTQNLEDIFMNYYDRKGASR; from the coding sequence ATGTTAACCGTTGATGGCTTGACAAAGCGGTTTTCGAACGGGAAGGGCATTTTCGACGTCTCGTTTACGGTGCGGGCAGGCGAGGTGTTCGGATTTCTCGGTCCGAACGGCGCCGGCAAATCGACCGCCATTCGGCATATCATGGGCTTTATGAAGCCGGATAAAGGAAGCGTGAAGGTAAAGGGGCTGGATGTCTGGAAGGAGCAGGGGAAGGTCCAGAAGCACATCGGATACTTGCCGGGCGAAATTTCGTTTATCGAAGGGATGACGGGCAAAACGTTCCTCGATTTTATAGCCGGCATGCAGGGGGTAAAAGACTTCGCCAAGCGCGCCCGCTTGATCGACCGGCTGCAGTTCGACGTGAACACGCCGATTCGAAAAATGTCCAAAGGCATGAAGCAGAAGGTCGGCATCGTGGCCGCGTTCATGCACGACCCGGAAGTGATCATCTTGGATGAACCGACCTCCGGGCTCGATCCGCTGATGCAGCGGGTTTTTATTGAAATCGTGCTGGAGGAAAAAGCCCGCGGAAAAACGTTCCTGATGTCCTCGCACAGCTTTGCGGAAATCGAGCGGACGTGCGACCGGGCCGCCATTATCAAGGACGGCGTCCTCATCGCCGTGAACGATATTCACGAGCTGCAAACGATGCAGCGGAAGCTGTTCGAGGTCACCTTCGAGGAGGAAGCCGAGGCTGCCGCGTTTCTGCATTCGGGGTTGACGATCGAATCGCACGATGGGAACCGGGTGCGGGTGGCCGTTCAGGGCAATTACGGCCGATTCGTGGAAGAGACGGCGAAATACAAGGTGCGGAACCTCGATATGTTCACCCAAAACCTGGAGGACATCTTTATGAATTATTACGACCGGAAGGGGGCTTCCCGGTGA
- a CDS encoding TetR/AcrR family transcriptional regulator, translating to MNGFEKRAQEIKERIIATTLEMLKTTGPKRIRIADISQAAGVSQVTIYNYFGSKEALIRDTVKMFAEKTFRDFEAYMNEKHSFKEKLAHILVLEKESYTQFPPSLFKELLSSDPELASYIDEQYKQHTIPLSLRIFQEGKDSGEISDEVSAENVLALMHIYMSQYETILEMAQQSGDMEKFFGGMVHMFFYGLCGKP from the coding sequence ATGAACGGATTCGAGAAAAGGGCGCAGGAAATCAAGGAGCGAATCATAGCCACCACGCTGGAAATGCTGAAGACAACGGGTCCCAAACGGATTCGGATTGCCGATATTTCCCAGGCGGCCGGCGTTTCGCAGGTGACGATTTACAACTATTTCGGCAGCAAGGAAGCGCTGATCCGCGACACCGTTAAAATGTTTGCGGAAAAAACCTTCCGCGATTTCGAGGCTTATATGAACGAGAAGCATTCGTTTAAGGAGAAGCTTGCGCATATCCTGGTTTTGGAGAAGGAATCGTATACGCAGTTCCCGCCCAGCCTCTTCAAGGAGCTGCTGAGCTCGGATCCCGAGCTCGCCTCCTACATCGACGAGCAGTACAAGCAGCATACGATCCCGCTGAGCCTGCGGATTTTTCAGGAAGGGAAAGACAGCGGGGAAATTTCGGATGAAGTATCCGCCGAGAACGTTCTGGCGCTCATGCATATCTATATGAGCCAGTATGAAACGATTTTGGAAATGGCCCAGCAAAGCGGAGACATGGAGAAGTTTTTCGGCGGCATGGTGCACATGTTCTTCTATGGGCTGTGCGGGAAGCCGTGA
- a CDS encoding ABC transporter ATP-binding protein, whose amino-acid sequence MAAKANVHPAGAPAEADYSRVLRLFLPYWKQLSVVLALALASAISGLWAPIAMRAIVDEAIPKKDIPMLALYTFIMVASPVSMGALNVWQSYLNNKVGQSVMRDLRYGLFRNLQRQSLAFFTRSRSGEIIQRITGDVQSVQSTLTGTIVSAITQSVTIVATFIILLRLDWGLALVSMVWLPMLIIPTRKVARLRKSLQRETQAVRGEMSAMLAEHFSVSGVLLTRLFGRERGQERRFVDKNEDVLARELRLGLIGRWFGVLTRVTSPVSAAVIYLYGGWSVMHGHMSLGDVVAFVSLVGRLYDPITTLLGLHVDLSASLGVMGRIFEYIDMEPEIKDGPDAQPLKAAKGEIEFRHVSFAYRPGKYALRDVSFRLEAGKMLALVGPSGAGKSTLIHLIARLADVSKGEILIDGRELNRITMESLRGQMAYVTQDPFLFYGTVEDNLRFSKEDATLEEMEEACRKAYIHDYIVSLPDGYQTIVGERGHRLSGGERQRMAIARAILKNPRILILDEATSHLDSQSEAYVQEALERLMERRTTIVIAHRLSTILAADRIVALEAGRIAEEGTHAELLARGGLYAMLYRTQFASDAAGKQPAG is encoded by the coding sequence ATGGCGGCAAAAGCGAACGTTCATCCCGCCGGGGCGCCGGCCGAAGCGGATTACAGCCGTGTGCTGCGGCTGTTCCTGCCGTATTGGAAGCAGCTCTCGGTCGTGCTGGCGCTTGCGCTCGCGTCGGCGATCTCCGGCCTGTGGGCGCCGATCGCGATGCGCGCAATCGTGGACGAAGCGATCCCGAAGAAGGATATCCCGATGCTTGCGCTGTATACCTTCATCATGGTGGCCAGCCCGGTCAGCATGGGCGCTCTTAACGTCTGGCAAAGCTATTTGAACAACAAGGTCGGCCAAAGCGTCATGCGCGATTTGCGCTACGGGCTGTTTCGCAATCTGCAGCGGCAGTCGCTGGCGTTCTTCACCCGTTCGCGGTCGGGCGAAATCATTCAGCGCATTACCGGCGACGTGCAGTCGGTCCAGTCGACGCTGACGGGGACGATCGTCTCGGCCATTACCCAGTCGGTTACGATCGTCGCGACATTCATCATTTTGCTGCGGCTTGATTGGGGGCTGGCGCTGGTCTCGATGGTGTGGCTGCCCATGCTCATCATCCCGACACGCAAGGTGGCGCGCCTGCGGAAATCGCTCCAGCGCGAGACGCAGGCGGTGCGCGGGGAAATGTCGGCGATGCTGGCGGAGCATTTCAGCGTATCCGGCGTGCTCCTTACACGCCTGTTCGGGCGGGAACGCGGCCAGGAGCGCAGGTTCGTCGACAAGAACGAAGACGTGCTTGCCCGCGAGCTGCGGCTCGGTCTGATCGGCCGCTGGTTCGGCGTGCTGACCCGGGTCACGAGTCCGGTCAGCGCGGCGGTCATTTATTTATACGGCGGCTGGAGCGTGATGCACGGGCACATGTCGCTCGGCGACGTCGTCGCGTTCGTCTCGCTGGTCGGACGGCTGTACGATCCGATCACGACGCTGCTTGGCCTGCATGTGGATTTGTCCGCATCACTCGGCGTGATGGGCCGGATTTTCGAATACATCGATATGGAGCCGGAAATTAAAGACGGGCCGGACGCGCAGCCGCTGAAGGCAGCGAAGGGAGAGATCGAGTTCCGGCATGTGAGCTTCGCGTACCGGCCCGGCAAGTATGCGCTGCGAGACGTCTCGTTCCGGCTGGAAGCGGGCAAAATGCTCGCGCTTGTCGGTCCGAGCGGCGCGGGAAAGTCCACGCTCATTCATCTGATCGCGCGGCTTGCCGACGTGTCGAAAGGAGAGATCCTGATCGATGGGAGAGAGCTGAACCGGATTACGATGGAATCGCTCCGCGGGCAGATGGCGTATGTGACGCAGGACCCTTTTCTGTTCTATGGCACGGTCGAGGACAATTTGCGTTTTTCGAAGGAAGATGCGACCTTGGAAGAGATGGAGGAGGCATGCCGCAAGGCGTACATTCACGATTACATCGTTTCGCTGCCGGATGGTTACCAGACGATCGTCGGCGAACGAGGGCACCGGCTGTCCGGCGGCGAGCGTCAGCGGATGGCCATTGCGCGGGCGATTCTGAAAAATCCGCGCATCCTGATCCTCGACGAAGCGACCTCTCACCTCGATTCCCAGTCGGAGGCCTACGTCCAGGAAGCGTTGGAGCGGCTGATGGAGAGGCGGACGACGATTGTGATCGCACACCGGCTGTCGACGATTTTGGCGGCCGACCGGATTGTGGCGCTGGAAGCGGGAAGGATCGCCGAGGAAGGCACGCATGCGGAGCTGCTTGCCCGCGGCGGCTTGTACGCCATGCTGTACCGGACCCAGTTCGCCTCGGATGCGGCCGGGAAGCAGCCCGCCGGGTAA
- a CDS encoding helix-turn-helix transcriptional regulator yields MKADRLLAIMLHLQNEGKITTKALAERLEVSDRTICRDMEALSAAGIPVYADRGPHGGWALSEGYRNRLTGMTQQELLSLLLAKPTVALVDLGVGADFESAFQKVLAASPESLRQYAGQLRDRIHIDGTAWHATIEKVPLLSVVKQAIWSCRKLAVEYPEPPSNNPDQAPLRNAPPGRTPDGRTIAAAYEGDGSRTAAALRTAGAFEGSAGGTCRVVEPLGLVAKRSIWYMVARAGADIVYYRVSRLIRAELLAETFERPDNFDLAHCWEQVTEQFLASRLYSRVQLKLREEFLPHLPPERRARMLRCSRRLPDGWLEAELEFRSPQAARAAVFALAPNVEVLGPPELRRELLDAAEAIIEQYGQKV; encoded by the coding sequence ATGAAAGCGGACCGGCTGCTCGCCATCATGCTGCATCTTCAGAACGAAGGGAAAATAACGACCAAAGCGCTTGCGGAGCGGCTTGAGGTATCGGACCGGACGATCTGCCGCGATATGGAGGCTTTGAGCGCTGCAGGGATTCCCGTCTACGCCGACAGAGGGCCGCACGGCGGCTGGGCCCTCTCCGAAGGCTACCGAAACCGGCTGACGGGCATGACGCAGCAGGAGCTGCTCTCGCTTCTGCTGGCGAAGCCGACCGTCGCGCTGGTCGACCTCGGCGTCGGCGCTGATTTCGAGAGCGCGTTTCAGAAAGTGCTCGCGGCTTCGCCCGAAAGTTTGCGCCAATACGCCGGCCAGCTCCGCGACCGGATTCATATTGACGGAACGGCATGGCACGCCACCATCGAGAAGGTGCCGCTGCTGTCCGTCGTCAAGCAGGCGATATGGAGCTGCCGTAAGCTCGCAGTCGAATACCCGGAGCCGCCGAGCAACAATCCGGACCAGGCCCCGCTGCGGAATGCGCCGCCGGGTCGGACGCCGGACGGCCGGACGATCGCAGCAGCGTATGAGGGCGACGGGAGCCGCACCGCCGCAGCGTTGCGAACGGCCGGCGCTTTTGAAGGCTCCGCCGGCGGTACTTGCAGGGTCGTCGAGCCGCTCGGCCTCGTCGCCAAGCGGAGCATTTGGTACATGGTTGCGCGCGCGGGAGCGGACATCGTCTATTACCGAGTGTCGCGGCTGATCCGGGCCGAGCTGCTTGCCGAGACGTTCGAGCGGCCGGACAACTTCGACCTCGCGCACTGCTGGGAGCAGGTGACCGAGCAGTTTCTCGCCAGCCGTTTGTACAGCCGGGTGCAGCTGAAGCTGCGGGAAGAGTTTCTTCCGCACCTTCCCCCCGAGAGACGGGCGCGGATGCTGCGGTGCAGCCGCAGGCTTCCGGACGGCTGGCTGGAGGCGGAGCTCGAATTCCGCTCGCCGCAGGCCGCCCGCGCGGCGGTATTCGCCCTCGCCCCGAATGTCGAGGTGCTCGGGCCGCCGGAGCTGCGCCGGGAGCTGCTGGACGCCGCCGAAGCGATTATCGAGCAGTACGGCCAGAAAGTTTAG
- a CDS encoding DUF2269 family protein, whose amino-acid sequence MTVLSAAKRKWLLSLHILFSAIMLGTAFTFLILSLTAAATGDEGVLNACYRAMLILASSSVRASTIGTVVTGIALSLLTRWGLFRFYWIIAKEVLTVLSIALGPFGMYFWSLKAVRLTETYGLAALHDPAFAANRFALMTGIILQIASLAAMFLLSVFKPWGQRTKQGD is encoded by the coding sequence ATGACTGTACTTTCCGCTGCGAAGCGAAAATGGCTGCTGAGCCTTCATATCCTGTTCTCGGCGATCATGCTCGGTACGGCCTTCACGTTTCTCATCCTCAGCCTTACGGCGGCGGCAACGGGCGACGAAGGCGTGCTGAACGCCTGTTATCGCGCGATGCTCATCCTGGCCTCGTCCTCCGTCCGCGCTTCGACGATCGGCACGGTCGTCACCGGCATCGCCCTGTCGCTGCTTACCCGCTGGGGGCTGTTCCGTTTTTACTGGATAATAGCCAAGGAAGTACTGACGGTTTTGTCCATTGCGCTCGGACCGTTCGGCATGTATTTTTGGTCGCTGAAGGCGGTCCGGCTGACCGAGACCTACGGGCTCGCAGCGCTGCACGACCCGGCCTTCGCCGCGAACCGCTTCGCCCTCATGACCGGCATTATCCTGCAAATCGCATCGCTGGCGGCGATGTTCCTGCTTTCGGTATTCAAGCCGTGGGGGCAGCGAACGAAACAAGGAGACTGA